Part of the Gadus chalcogrammus isolate NIFS_2021 chromosome 22, NIFS_Gcha_1.0, whole genome shotgun sequence genome is shown below.
tgtttgggtcgaAAAAGCCCTTGGTGTCATCATCAGGATCAGACAGGATCTGGTTCATTTCCACATCAAAGTACCCTCTTTGGTAGGCAACCTCTACTGGCACTCTGTGGCTGTACACTGGGTCTATGATGCCCCCTGTAGCGATTTGTGCTTCAAGGAGACGAATTCCATGATCCTTTACAATGAGGTCCTTCTGCAAGGCCTGGAACAAAGAAATGGTCTTATCAGTGTGAGGATCTATGTATCCAGTCACCGCTCTTTCAGCTGAAAGCAGTTTCTTTTTCCAGTCATGGCCAATCACACCTTGAGCTGCCGCTTCTTCTACTGAGAGTTTCTTGTTATTCACTGGGTCTATGATGAAGCCAGTGGCTGCTTGCGCCTCAAGCAGGACCAGGGAGGTTCCAGGGGTGAGCAGACCCTTGGACTTGGCCTGGTGGATGCTCATGGTTTCCTGGTTGGACTGAAGGTACACTCCTGCAATACTGTTGGTTCCCACCAAATACTGGCGCACAGAGTCCATCTCGCTGACCTCTGTCACAGTGACCTTTCCAGTGTTGAGATCTTCAAAGAGCTTCTTGTCAATGATTTTAGATTCCAGGAGCTCAGTGGCAGTGACGTCCTTTCTGATTCCATGGAAGGCGTTACTGTGAGTGGACTTGGTAGCTgtggttgtggtgatggtggttttGGTGATGCTGGCATTTGAGTCAATTTCTGGGGGTATGGAATGCACCATTGAggatgttgtggttgttgtggtctgCTGCTGAATGGTGGTGAGAATGATCTCCATGAAGCGTTCAATGTTAATGGCTCCAGACTTGTACTGCTGGACCAGCTCCCTCCTTTTCTCTTCAGTGATGTATTTGGAGTACAGAAGGTCCCACAGGGAAACAGTCTTTCCTTGGTATTTTCCTCCAGCTCgggtcgttgttgttgatttcaGAATGAGTTTTGTTGCCTCATCAACAAAAAAGTAAAACTCTCCCTTCTTTGCAATGACCAGCAGACTCAACCCTGTTTTTGGATCTCTGATGCATCTTTCCACCAGCTGGAGATAGGTGAGGTTctcatgtgtgtttgggtcgaAAAAGCCCTTGGTGTCATCATCAGGATCAGACAGGATCTGGTTCATTTCCACATCAAAGTACCCTCTTTGGTAGGCAACCTCTACTGGCACTCTGTGGCTGTACACTGGGTCTATGATGCCCCCTGTAGCAATTTGTGCTTCAAGGAGACGAATTCCATGATCCTTTACAATGAGGTCCTTCTGCAAGGCCTGGAACAAAGAAATGGTCTTATCAGTGTGAGGATCTATGTATCCAGTCACCGCTCTTTCAGCTGAAAGCAGTTTCTTTTTCCAGTCATGGCCAATCACACCTTGAGCTGCCGCTTCTTCTACTGAGAGTTTCTTGTTATTCACTGGGTCTATGATGAAGCCAGTGGCTGCTTGCGCCTCAAGCAGGACCAGGGAGGTTCCAGGGGTGAGCAGACCCTTGGACTTGGCCTGGTGGATGCTCATGGTTTCCTGGTTGGACTGAAGGTACACTCCTGCAATACTGTTGGTTCCCACCAAATACTGGCGCACAGAGTCCATCTCGCTGACCTCTGTCACAGTGACCTTTCCAGTGTTGAGATCTTCAAAGAGCTTCTTGTCAATGATTTTAGATTCCAGGAGCTCAGTGGCAGTGACGTCCTTTCTGATTCCATGGAAGGCGTTACTGTGAGTGGACTTGGTAGCTgtggttgtggtgatggtggttttGGTGATGCTGGCATTTGAGTCAATTTCTGGGGGTATGGAATGCACCATTGAggatgttgtggttgttgtggtctgCTGCTGAATGGTGGTGAGAATGATCTCCATGAAGCGTTCAATGTTAATGGCTCCAGACTTGTACTGCTGGACCAGCTCCCTCCTTTTCTCTTCAGTGATGTATTTGGAGTACAGAAGGTCCCACAGGGAAACAGTCTTTCCTTGGTATTTTCCTCCAGCTCgggtcgttgttgttgatttcaGAATGAGTTTTGTTGCCTCATCAACAAAAAAGTAAAACTCTCCCTTCTTTGCAATGACCAGCAGACTCAACCCTGTTTTTGGATCTCTGATGCATCTTTCCACCAGCTGGAGATAGGTGAGGTTctcatgtgtgtttgggtcgaAAAAGCCCTTGGTGTCATCATCAGGATCAGACAGGATCTGGTTCATTTCCACATCAAAGTACCCTCTTTGGTAGGCAACCTCTACTGGCACTCTGTGGCTGTACACTGGGTCTATTATGCCCCCTGTAGCTATTTGTGCTTCAAGGAGACGAATTCCATGATCCTTTACAATGAGGTCCTTCTGCAAGGCCTGGAACAAAGAAATGGTCTTATCAGTGTGAGGATCTATGTATCCAGTCACCGCTCTTTCAGCTGAAAGCAGTTTCTTTTTCCAGTCATGGCCAATCACACCTTGAGCTGCCGCTTCTTCTACTGAGAGTTTCTTGTTATTCACTGGGTCTATGATGAAGCCAGTGGCTGCTTGCGCCTCAAGCAGGACCAGGGAGGTTCCAGGGGTGAGCAGACCCTTGGACTTGGCCTGGTGGATGCTCATGGTTTCCTGGTTGGACTGAAGGTACACTCCTGCAATACTGTTGGTTCCCACCAAATACTGGCGCACAGAGTCCATCTCGCTGACCTCTGTCACAGTGACCTTTCCAGTGTTGAGATCTTCAAAGAGCTTCTTGTCAATGATTTTAGATTCCAGGAGCTCAGTGGCAGTGACGTCCTTTCTGATTCCATGGAAGGCGTTACTGTGAGTGGACTTGGTAGCTGTGGTTGTGGTGATGGTTGTTTTGGTGATGCTGGCATTTGAGTCAATTTCTGGGGGTATGGAATGCACCATTGAggatgttgtggttgttgtggtctgCTGCTGAATGGTGGTGAGAATGATCTCCATGAAGCGTTCAATGTTAATGGCTCCAGACTTGTACTGCTGGACCAGCTCCCTCCTTTTCTCTTCAGTGATGTATTTGGAGTACAGAAGGTCCCACAGGGAAACAGTCTTTCCTTGGTATTTTCCTCCAGCTCgggtcgttgttgttgatttcaGAATGAGTTTTGTTGCCTCATCAACAAAAAAGTAAAACTCTCCCTTCTTTGCAATGACCAGCAGACTCAACCCTGTTTTTGGATCTCTGATGCATCTTTCCACCAGCTGGAGATAGGTGAGGTTctcatgtgtgtttgggtcgaAAAAGCCCTTGGTGTCATCATCAGGATCAGACAGGATCTGGTTCATTTCCACATCAAAGTACCCTCTTTGGTAGGCAACCTCTACTGGCACTCTGTGGCTGTACACTGGGTCTATGATGCCCCCTGTAGCTATTTGTGCTTCAAGGAGACGAATTCCATGATCCTTTACAATGAGGTCCTTCTGCAAGGCCTGGAACAAAGAAATGGTCTTATCAGTGTGAGGATCTATGTATCCAGTCACCGCTCTTTCAGCTGAAAGCAGTTTCTTTTTCCAGTCATGGCCAATCACACCTTGAGCTGCCGCTTCTTCTACTGAGAGTTTCTTGTTATTCACTGGGTCTATGATGAAGCCAGTGGCTGCTTGCGCCTCAAGCAGGACCAGGGAGGTTCCAGGGGTGAGCAGACCCTTGGACTTGGCCTGGTGGATGCTCATGGTTTCCTGGTTGGACTGAAGGTACACTCCTGCAATACTGTTGGTTCCCACCAAATACTGGCGCACAGAGTCCATCTCGCTGACCTCTGTCACAGTGACCTTTCCAGTGTTGAGATCTTCAAAGAGCTTCTTGTCAATGATTTTAGATTCCAGGAGCTCAGTGGCACTGACGTCCTTTCTGATTCCATGGAAGGCGTTACTTTGAGTGGAATTGGTAGATgtggttgtggtgatggtggttttGGTGATGCTGGCATTTGAGTCAATTTCTGGAGGTTTGCACGATACCAttgatgttgttgtggttgtgtcgTTCTGCTGCTGAATGGTGGTGAGAATGATCTCCATGAAGCGTTCAATATTAATGGCTCCAGACTTGTACTGCTGGACCagctccctcctttcctcttcagTGATGTACTTGGAATACAGAAGCTCCCACAGAGCAACAGTCTTTCCTTGGTATTTTCCTCCAGCCCGggttgttgtggttgatttCAGAATGAGTTTTGTTGCCTCATCAACAAAAAAGTAAAACTGTCCCTTCTTTGTAATGACCAGCAGACTCAAATCTGTGGTGGGGTCTTTGAAGCATCTCTCGAGCAGCTGGAGATAGGTGAGGTTctcatgtgtgtttgggtcaaAGAAGCCTTTGGTGTCATCATCAGAATCTGATAGGATCTGATTCATTTTCTCATCAAAGTACCCTCTTTGGTAGGCAACCTCTACTGGCACTCTGTGGCTGTACACTGGGTCTATGATGCCCCCTGTAGCGATTTGTGCTTCAAGGAGACGAATTCCATGGTCCTTTACAATGAGGTCCTTCTGCAATGCCTGGAACAAAGAAATTATGTTTCCAGTGTAGGGGTCCTTGTATCCAGTCACTGCCCTTTCAGCTGAAAGCAGTTTCCTTTTCCATTCAGAGCCAACCACACCTTGAGCTACAGCTTCATCTACTGACATTTTCTTGTTGTTTAATGGGTCGATGACGAAGCCAGTGGCTGCTTGCGCTTCAAGGAGTATAAGAGATGTTCCAGGAGCCAGCAGTCCTTTAGACTTGGCCTCATATATGCTCATTACCTTTTTGGTTGATTCGACCCTGACACCAGCTATACAGTTGGTGGCCCCAAGGTACTTCTGAATGGATTCCATTTTATTGATAGTATCTTCAGTGAGTTCTCCTTGTACAATTTGTGTGAAGAGGTCTTTTGAGATAATTTTTGATTCATAAAGTTCACTGGCGGAGACCCTCTTCCTTAGACCTTTGAACTTCTTCTCCTTGGACGTCACCTCAATTATGATTGTGGTGACAATTTCAATGATCTGGTCCATCTTCATGGCTCCTGACCTGTATTGCTGAAGTAACTGCTCCcttttttgtttagaaatgtatGCCGAGTTCAACACCTCCCACAAAGTAGTACTCTTGCCTTGAAACTTTCCTGCATCTACGGTCATTGTACAGTTCTGGAATGCCAGCTCGGTCTGGTTGTCTGTATGAAAATCACGGGACCCTTCTTCATGGATGGGTAGAAGAAGGAGCCCAGTCTCATGGTCTTTCTCACAGCGCTCTTTCAATTCGAGATAAGTGACCGCTGTCTTGGTGTTTGGGTCAAAGAAGGCCTTTGTGTTATCATTGAGGGCAGACATCATTTGATTCATTTCCTCACTAAAGTATCCCTTTTTCATTGCAACATGAAGAGGTATCCGGTGACTTTGAATCGGGTCGATAATCCCGCCGGTTCCCATTTGCGCGTCCAGAAGTCGAATGCCCTGGCTTTTCGTGACCAAGTCTTTGCCCATTGCTTCAAAGAGAGAGATTTTAGCACCTGTGAAAGGGTCCGCATAGCCTGTCACAGCCTGCTCGGCTGAAAGCAATTGCTCATGTAGATCTGCACCAACACATTTGTCCCTTGCTGCTTCCTTAACAGTATAGCATTTAGCTTTGACCGGGTCAACGATGAACCCTGTTGCAGCCTGGGCTTCCAGCAAAATAAGTGCAGAAGCTGCTGTCAACAGCCCTTGTTCTCTTGCTTCATAGATGCTCAAGGTCTTCTTGGATGGGTGACTCACAATCCCAGCAATGTTTCCAGTTCCTTTCAGGTATTTCTGCACCAAGTCACGTTTAGAGACCTCTTCGAAAGTAAGTGTGCCTTCCTCCAAACAACTAAATGTCTTTACATCAATGATGTCACATTCCAGGAGCTGTTTGGCAAATACCGGTTTTCTGAGGCCCATTACGGTCTTGTGAGTTTCGGCCTGTTCCAGTTTTGTAATGGTGGTAATCACTGTGGTGGTTATGCTCTGTGTGGTTGTTTTCTTTGTCCTATATTCTGCTATTAATTCCCGCCGCTGATCCTCTGTGAAATATCCAGAATGGATCAACTCCCAAAGCGAAATGTTTCTTCCTGAGTAAAGGCCCACTGATATGGTTACAAGGGTTTTTTCAAACACTTGCCTGATTTCTTCGTCAGTATATGTTTCCACCTTTGTTCCTGTAGAAGTGCCTTTTTCATTTAATGGCAGTAGAAACAGGCCTGTTTCTGTATCTTTGACACATTTGCCTAACATCTCCATGTATGTCAGATTTGCTTTGGTGTTCGGGTCAAAAAAGCCTTTAGTGTCATCAGTAGGGTCTGTCAGGATCTGGTTAAGTTCTGCATCGAAGTATCCCTCCCTGTAGGCAATGTTGAGGGGTAAGTGAAGGCACCTTATGGGGTCAATGATGCCGCCTGTAGCTATCTGGGCCTCAAGCAAACGGATGCCATGTTCCTTCACAATCAGATCCTTTTTCAATGCCTGGAAAAGGGAGATTTTTTTGTCCGTGTATGGATCTTTGTACCCTGTCACAGCTCTTTCAGCAGATAGGAGCTTTTCATACATGTGTGGACTTATGAGCTTGTCTTGTAAAGCCTGTGCCACTGTACATTTCTGGTTATTTGTGGGATCTACTATGAATCCTGTGGCAGCTTGGGCCTCGAGAAGACACAGGGCAGTACTGGGTGTTATGAAGCCCTTCTTCTGAGCTTCATAGATGCTTAGCTTCTGGTTAGATGGCTGTAGTATCATGCCAGCTACACAGCTTTTTCCTTGAAGGTAAGTTCTGACACTTTCCATCTTCCTTACCTCACTTCCTGATAGTGTCCCTTCTAGCAAACCATTGTAAATTGAATTATCCACAATATCTAATCCCAAGAGATCCAAAACAGAGACCTTTCCCCTGAGACAGTCAAAATTCAGATCTGCTTGATGTTTCAATTCCCTTATCTCGACAATCTCTAAAATGGTGACAGTGATCTGTTCCAAAGTCATCTTTCGTGACTTGTAGAGCTTGAAAAGTTCCTGTCTTTTTTCCTCTGAGAGATATTCTGAATTGATCAGATCCCACAGTGTTGTTTGCTTGCCACGGAATCTGCCATACTTTACAGTGACCATCGTGCTTCTGAAGACCTCCCGAAGGGTATCATCAATCTTGATCTTATGCACTTTACCTTTGAGGGGCAGAAGGCACAATCCTGTGCTTGGATCGGTCACACATCTGTCCATGAGCTGAAGGTAAGTCAGATTTTCGTGGGTGTTTGGGTCAAAGAATCCTTTGGTGTCATCACTGGGGTCGTCTAGGACCTGGTTCATCACCTCGTCGAACAGACCTCTCTTATAGGCCACCTGGACAGGAATGCGATGACTGTTTATCGGGTCAATAATTCCACCCGTTGCAATCTGTGCCTCGAGCAGACGAATTCCGTGCTCGCGGATGATGAGGTCCCTCTGCATTGCTTGAAACAAGGAGATTGTTTTGCCGTCTGAGGGATCTTTGTACCCTGTGACCGCCCTCTCCGCTGAGCATAACTTTTGGTAAACGTCTGCCCCGATAATTCCGGCCTTCACAGACTCCTCCACTGAGAACTTCCTGTTAGCAATGGGGTCGATGACAAACCCGGTTGCTGCCTGGGCCTCAAGCAGAATCAGAGCTGTACCCGGCCTGAGCAATGCCTTCTGTCGGGCTTGGTAGATGGTCATGATCTGAGAATTTGGAAGAAGGACACCGGCGATGCTACTTTTCCCTTGCAAATACATGCGGACGGTCTCATCTTCTTTAAGCTTGTTCACTGAGATCTTTCCCATttccagctcctccaggtcctTATCAGTGATGATATCTGCCTCGAGTAACTGCTTTCCGGTGACAGTTTCTCGGATTCCCTCAAAGACGACGGTAGTTGTTTTCACAGATTTCTCTATGATTTCCAGGACTGTCGTAGTGACCGTCTTGATCGTGAGTTTTCCCTGTTTGTACTTGTTGATGATTTCCTGCCTCTGGTTTTCATCAAAGTATTCTGACATCAGCAATTCCCACAGTGACACCGTCATTCCCATGTATTTTCCACACGTCACTTTCACCATTGTTTGCTTCAGTTCCATTTTAGTGTCATAGTCGATGAAGCTGATATTCAACTTGTCTGATTTCCCAATAAGAGGAAGCAGGCAGAGCCCCGTGGCTGGGTCAATGACGCATCTCTCCATCAGCTCAAGATAGGTGAGATTGTCTTTGGTGTTTGGGTCAAAGAAGCCTTTGGTGTCGTCGCCGGAGTCTTCCAGGATGGCATTCATGTCTTCCGTTAAAAAGCCCCTCTTGTAGGCCACTTCTACTGGAAGTCTGTGGCTGTTTATCGGGTCTATTATACCACCGGTGGCAATCTGAGCCTCAAGTAAGCGTATCCCGTGCTCCTTCACCATGAGATCCTTTGATAGCGCTTCGAACAGAGATATTGTCTCACCAGTGTAAGGGTCTTTGTAACCCGTTACTGCCCGCTCGGCAGAGAGAAGCTTGGCATGGAATTCGGGGCCAACAACTTTGTTTTTGACCGCCTCATCCACGCTGTATTTTCTGTTCTTCACAGGGTCAAACATGAATCCAGTGGCGGCTTGGGCTTCCAAGAGGACCAGCGCGGTTCCAGGCATCAAGATGCCTTGCTTCATGGCTTTATAGATGCTCATCCGCTCATTGGTGGAGAACACTGCTACTCCAGAGATGCTCCCTTTCCCCTGCAGGAATTCCTTCACTGTCTCCATGAGCATGACGTCCTGAGTTGTGGTCCTGCCCATCTGCAGGTCATCATAGGTTTCTTTGTTGATGATGTTGGATGCCAGCAGCTCAGAGGAGGACACACCCCGACGCAGGCCTTTGAAGGTGATGAAGATCGGCAGAAGCACCATGTCGGTCTCAGGCTCGACAGTGCATTTCTCGAGGAGATGGCTGTAGTTGAGGTTTTCTTGTGTATTTGGATTGTAGAAAACTTTGAGTTCTTCCATCTTGTTATTGAGCAGACCTTTCTCATAGTAGCCCTTTTCAATGGCAGATTCCACCGCAATGCATTTCTTCTCAATCGGGTCGAAGAGACCATGTGTAGACATCTGTGCTTCGAGTAGCCTCAATCCATACTCCTTTGGTAGTAAATCCTTTTGTATGGCTTGGTATACAGAGATTGTTTCATTGGTGGAAGAGTCAACATAACCATCAACGGCTCTCCCTGCTGCCAGCAGTTTCTCTCTCATCTCAGGTCCAACTATTTGAGCTTTGATGGCCTCCTCCACAGTAAGTGTGCGATTGTTTACTGGGTCAAGAATCCCGCCAGTAGCCGCTTGAGCCTCGAGCAGGGCTAGTGCAGTTCCAGGCTTGAGAAGACGCTTCTTCATGGCCTCATAGATAGTCTTCTTCTCCTTTGTCTTCTCCAGGAATATTCCCGCCACAGGGCGGTGTTTGTGTTCTCCAAAACCATTTTGCTTCCCATTAGTAGCTTCACTTATGGGCGCCATTTTGACACCTgagacaataaaataaaaagagaaagaaagaagttaGAGAAGAGTGgccaaaacaacacacatttacatgtaccTTACCCTAAATGATCAGCTAATTCTACTACGAATACAACTACAAAATAATTTATTTGTAATATCTCTATACATATAAATACGTTTAAACCAACCTAACACATTTTACTTTGCATATCCTCAACAATGTAGCGCAAAAGGATATGGgaggaattaaaaaaatagtcaGTTGAAAATAAATTAGGGGATGCATGCAGTAATCTAAATGACCTATCTAGTAATGAACTAAATTCATGATATAAGGTACTCGCAATGAGCATTCAAACTGCTTATAAATGTTAATACAAACATAGGTTAAAGATTCAAACTAGTGATGTCAGTTTAAGGCGTTATTAACTGCGTTaatgcaaaccaattttaacggcgttaatttttttgtcgcgtgattaacgctcttttggttTGGCAAACATTgtagttttttcacctgctgtctagcaacaattAGTCACGTTaggaaaactacaacaccataccggatctagctacaccggaaacaaaacaacaagcacgctgcacaaacttgttggggcaagcaaggatataCGGatatacggagcgggtgaaaaactccttaaaagtttgtgtgtgtttgtgtgtcactctgttcgagcctgacGAAATGTACGTTTTATTTTCGTTGATGAGACGAGACAGGACTAAAATGTTagtggtgtgctatttggacattcaaaatgcacaatattttccaatcaataccctcccgtaaggttcttatgcaactgatcactcctccagtaaataggacggaccttagctacgattTGGCCACGGGAGGTAtagtccactcagctatgagctaacgttatgcattgtatatataattcgaaattcgtcccagcctttataccacagatactctagggtctatagcatataaccgcgttgtatGATTACATTTTTCAGAATTTACCGACTCTCGTTTTGAAGAGAATCACCGCGTAATATCtagaatagattgtcttc
Proteins encoded:
- the eppk1 gene encoding epiplakin; the protein is MAPISEATNGKQNGFGEHKHRPVAGIFLEKTKEKKTIYEAMKKRLLKPGTALALLEAQAATGGILDPVNNRTLTVEEAIKAQIVGPEMREKLLAAGRAVDGYVDSSTNETISVYQAIQKDLLPKEYGLRLLEAQMSTHGLFDPIEKKCIAVESAIEKGYYEKGLLNNKMEELKVFYNPNTQENLNYSHLLEKCTVEPETDMVLLPIFITFKGLRRGVSSSELLASNIINKETYDDLQMGRTTTQDVMLMETVKEFLQGKGSISGVAVFSTNERMSIYKAMKQGILMPGTALVLLEAQAATGFMFDPVKNRKYSVDEAVKNKVVGPEFHAKLLSAERAVTGYKDPYTGETISLFEALSKDLMVKEHGIRLLEAQIATGGIIDPINSHRLPVEVAYKRGFLTEDMNAILEDSGDDTKGFFDPNTKDNLTYLELMERCVIDPATGLCLLPLIGKSDKLNISFIDYDTKMELKQTMVKVTCGKYMGMTVSLWELLMSEYFDENQRQEIINKYKQGKLTIKTVTTTVLEIIEKSVKTTTVVFEGIRETVTGKQLLEADIITDKDLEELEMGKISVNKLKEDETVRMYLQGKSSIAGVLLPNSQIMTIYQARQKALLRPGTALILLEAQAATGFVIDPIANRKFSVEESVKAGIIGADVYQKLCSAERAVTGYKDPSDGKTISLFQAMQRDLIIREHGIRLLEAQIATGGIIDPINSHRIPVQVAYKRGLFDEVMNQVLDDPSDDTKGFFDPNTHENLTYLQLMDRCVTDPSTGLCLLPLKGKVHKIKIDDTLREVFRSTMVTVKYGRFRGKQTTLWDLINSEYLSEEKRQELFKLYKSRKMTLEQITVTILEIVEIRELKHQADLNFDCLRGKVSVLDLLGLDIVDNSIYNGLLEGTLSGSEVRKMESVRTYLQGKSCVAGMILQPSNQKLSIYEAQKKGFITPSTALCLLEAQAATGFIVDPTNNQKCTVAQALQDKLISPHMYEKLLSAERAVTGYKDPYTDKKISLFQALKKDLIVKEHGIRLLEAQIATGGIIDPIRCLHLPLNIAYREGYFDAELNQILTDPTDDTKGFFDPNTKANLTYMEMLGKCVKDTETGLFLLPLNEKGTSTGTKVETYTDEEIRQVFEKTLVTISVGLYSGRNISLWELIHSGYFTEDQRRELIAEYRTKKTTTQSITTTVITTITKLEQAETHKTVMGLRKPVFAKQLLECDIIDVKTFSCLEEGTLTFEEVSKRDLVQKYLKGTGNIAGIVSHPSKKTLSIYEAREQGLLTAASALILLEAQAATGFIVDPVKAKCYTVKEAARDKCVGADLHEQLLSAEQAVTGYADPFTGAKISLFEAMGKDLVTKSQGIRLLDAQMGTGGIIDPIQSHRIPLHVAMKKGYFSEEMNQMMSALNDNTKAFFDPNTKTAVTYLELKERCEKDHETGLLLLPIHEEGSRDFHTDNQTELAFQNCTMTVDAGKFQGKSTTLWEVLNSAYISKQKREQLLQQYRSGAMKMDQIIEIVTTIIIEVTSKEKKFKGLRKRVSASELYESKIISKDLFTQIVQGELTEDTINKMESIQKYLGATNCIAGVRVESTKKVMSIYEAKSKGLLAPGTSLILLEAQAATGFVIDPLNNKKMSVDEAVAQGVVGSEWKRKLLSAERAVTGYKDPYTGNIISLFQALQKDLIVKDHGIRLLEAQIATGGIIDPVYSHRVPVEVAYQRGYFDEKMNQILSDSDDDTKGFFDPNTHENLTYLQLLERCFKDPTTDLSLLVITKKGQFYFFVDEATKLILKSTTTTRAGGKYQGKTVALWELLYSKYITEEERRELVQQYKSGAINIERFMEIILTTIQQQNDTTTTTSMVSCKPPEIDSNASITKTTITTTTSTNSTQSNAFHGIRKDVSATELLESKIIDKKLFEDLNTGKVTVTEVSEMDSVRQYLVGTNSIAGVYLQSNQETMSIHQAKSKGLLTPGTSLVLLEAQAATGFIIDPVNNKKLSVEEAAAQGVIGHDWKKKLLSAERAVTGYIDPHTDKTISLFQALQKDLIVKDHGIRLLEAQIATGGIIDPVYSHRVPVEVAYQRGYFDVEMNQILSDPDDDTKGFFDPNTHENLTYLQLVERCIRDPKTGLSLLVIAKKGEFYFFVDEATKLILKSTTTTRAGGKYQGKTVSLWDLLYSKYITEEKRRELVQQYKSGAINIERFMEIILTTIQQQTTTTTTSSMVHSIPPEIDSNASITKTTITTTTATKSTHSNAFHGIRKDVTATELLESKIIDKKLFEDLNTGKVTVTEVSEMDSVRQYLVGTNSIAGVYLQSNQETMSIHQAKSKGLLTPGTSLVLLEAQAATGFIIDPVNNKKLSVEEAAAQGVIGHDWKKKLLSAERAVTGYIDPHTDKTISLFQALQKDLIVKDHGIRLLEAQIATGGIIDPVYSHRVPVEVAYQRGYFDVEMNQILSDPDDDTKGFFDPNTHENLTYLQLVERCIRDPKTGLSLLVIAKKGEFYFFVDEATKLILKSTTTTRAGGKYQGKTVSLWDLLYSKYITEEKRRELVQQYKSGAINIERFMEIILTTIQQQTTTTTTSSMVHSIPPEIDSNASITKTTITTTTATKSTHSNAFHGIRKDVTATELLESKIIDKKLFEDLNTGKVTVTEVSEMDSVRQYLVGTNSIAGVYLQSNQETMSIHQAKSKGLLTPGTSLVLLEAQAATGFIIDPVNNKKLSVEEAAAQGVIGHDWKKKLLSAERAVTGYIDPHTDKTISLFQALQKDLIVKDHGIRLLEAQIATGGIIDPVYSHRVPVEVAYQRGYFDVEMNQILSDPDDDTKGFFDPNTHENLTYLQLVERCIRDPKTGLSLLVIAKKGEFYFFVDEATKLILKSTTTTRAGGKYQGKTVSLWDLLYSKYITEEKRRELVQQYKSGAINIERFMEIILTTIQQQTTTTTTSSMVHSIPPEIDSNASITKTTITTTTATKSTHSNAFHGIRKDVTATELLESKIIDKKLFEDLNTGKVTVTEVSEMDSVRQYLVGTNSIAGVYLQSNQETMSIHQAKSKGLLTPGTSLVLLEAQAATGFIIDPVNNKKLSVEEAAAQGVIGHDWKKKLLSAERAVTGYIDPHTDKTISLFQALQKDLIVKDHGIRLLEAQIATGGIIDPVYSHRVPVEVAYQRGYFDVEMNQILSDPDDDTKGFFDPNTHENLTYLQLVERCIRDPKTGLSLLVIAKKGEFYFFVDEATKLILKSTTTTRAGGKYQGKTVSLWDLLYSKYITEEERRELVQQYKSGAINIERFMEIILTTIQQQTTTTTTSSMVHSTPPEIDSNASITKTTITTTTATKSTHSNAFHGIRKDVTATELLESKIIDKKLFEDLNTGKVTVTEVSEMDSVRQYLVGTNSIAGVYLQSNQETMSIHQAKSKGLLTPGTSLVLLEAQAATGFIIDPVNNKKLSVEEAAAQGVIGHDWKKKLLSAERAVTGYIDPHTDKTISLFQALQKDLIVKDHGIRLLEAQIATGGIIDPVYSHRVPVEVAYQRGYFDVEMNQILSDPDDDTKGFFDPNTHENLTYLQLVERCIRDPKTGLSLLVIAKKGEFYFFVDEATKLILKSTTTTRAGGKYQGKTVSLWDLLYSKYITEEERRELVQQYKSGAINIERFMEIILTTIQQQTTTTTTSSMVYFTPPEIDSNASITKTTITTITSTNSTHSNAFHGIRKDVTATELLESKIIDKKLFEDLNTGKVTVTEVSEMDSVRQYLVGTNSIAGVYLQSNQETMSIHQAKSKGLLTPGTSLVLLEAQAATGFIIDPVNNKKLSVEEAAAQGVIGHDWKKKLLSAERAVTGYIDPHTDKTISLFQALQKDLIVKDHGIRLLEAQIATGGIIDPVYSHRVPVEVAYQRGYFDVEMNQILSDPDDDTKGFFDPNTHENLTYLQLVERCIRDPKTGLSLLVIAKKGEFYFFVDEATKLILKSTTTTRAGGKYQGKSVSLWDLLYSKYITEEERRELVQQYKSGAINIERFMEIILTTIQQQTTTTTTSSMVYSTPPEIDSNASITKTTITTTTATKSTHSNTFHGIRKDVTATELLESKIIDKKLFEDLNTGKVTVTEVSEMDSVRQYLVGTNSIAGVYLQSNQETMSIHQAKSKGLLTPGTSLVLLEAQAATGFIIDPVNNKKLSVEEAAAQGVIGHDWKKKLLSAERAVTGYTDPHTDKTISLFQALQKDLIVKDHGIRLLEAQIATGGIIDPVYSHRVPVEVAYQRGYFDEKMNQILSDSDDDTKGFFDPNTHENLTYLKLLERCIRDPRTGLSLLPLNK